In the Paramormyrops kingsleyae isolate MSU_618 chromosome 6, PKINGS_0.4, whole genome shotgun sequence genome, one interval contains:
- the LOC111840519 gene encoding dysbindin domain-containing protein 2 isoform X1: MSSSGSTGHNKHLSSETEHAPRLPALDAAQQVKWRERQRFLEDAFQHDADVHLPAAWLQIEHRRPPAGSISSMEVNIDMLEQMDLMDVSDQEALDVFLNSVGEEGVPSPPSSGIYCQEEDDDEEDASDEVYKDEILLKVPQTRRISSTSSGSSDPYSLDTSEEGAETPVVQSDDEEGQGDTLTQEAAAPVKDAAEKDKPSPLS, encoded by the exons CGGAGACGGAGCACGCTCCGAGGCTGCCGGCCCTCGACGCGGCACAGCAGGTGAAGTGGCGGGAGAGACAGCGCTTCCTTGAAGACGCCTTCCAGCATGATGCGGACGTCCACCTGCCTGCCGCATGGCTGCAGATCGAGCACAGGCGAC CTCCTGCCGGCAGTATCTCCTCGATGGAGGTGAACATAGACATGTTGGAGCAGATGGACCTGATGGACGTCTCTGACCAGGAAGCCCTGGATGTCTTCCTCAACTCTGTGGGGGAAGAAGGGGTCCCTTCCCCTCCATCGTCAGGTATTTATTGTCAAG AagaggatgatgatgaggaaGATGCCAGTGATGAGGTTTACAAGGACGAGATCTTACTGAAGGTCCCCCAGACTCGGCGCATTTCATCGACCTCCTCCGGCTCCTCTGACCCTTATAGCCTGGACACCAGCGAGGAAGGGGCGGAGACTCCCGTCGTCCAATCAGACGACGAGgaagggcagggggacaccctaaCACAGGAAGCAGCTGCTCCAGTCAAGGATGCAGCAGAGAAGGACAAACCTTCCCCCCTGTCATAG
- the LOC111840519 gene encoding dysbindin isoform X2, with amino-acid sequence MSSSGSTGHNKHLSSETEHAPRLPALDAAQQVKWRERQRFLEDAFQHDADVHLPAAWLQIEHRRPPAGSISSMEVNIDMLEQMDLMDVSDQEALDVFLNSVGEEGVPSPPSSEEDDDEEDASDEVYKDEILLKVPQTRRISSTSSGSSDPYSLDTSEEGAETPVVQSDDEEGQGDTLTQEAAAPVKDAAEKDKPSPLS; translated from the exons CGGAGACGGAGCACGCTCCGAGGCTGCCGGCCCTCGACGCGGCACAGCAGGTGAAGTGGCGGGAGAGACAGCGCTTCCTTGAAGACGCCTTCCAGCATGATGCGGACGTCCACCTGCCTGCCGCATGGCTGCAGATCGAGCACAGGCGAC CTCCTGCCGGCAGTATCTCCTCGATGGAGGTGAACATAGACATGTTGGAGCAGATGGACCTGATGGACGTCTCTGACCAGGAAGCCCTGGATGTCTTCCTCAACTCTGTGGGGGAAGAAGGGGTCCCTTCCCCTCCATCGTCAG AagaggatgatgatgaggaaGATGCCAGTGATGAGGTTTACAAGGACGAGATCTTACTGAAGGTCCCCCAGACTCGGCGCATTTCATCGACCTCCTCCGGCTCCTCTGACCCTTATAGCCTGGACACCAGCGAGGAAGGGGCGGAGACTCCCGTCGTCCAATCAGACGACGAGgaagggcagggggacaccctaaCACAGGAAGCAGCTGCTCCAGTCAAGGATGCAGCAGAGAAGGACAAACCTTCCCCCCTGTCATAG